The Methylobacterium durans nucleotide sequence CGAGGAGAGCGCCCCGCAGGCCACCACCACGATGTCGGCGGCGTAGCGCTCCTCCCTGCCCTCGCGCGTGACGTGTACTCCGGTGACCGTCCGGCCGGCGGGATCGGTCTCCAGCCGCGCGACGTAGGCGTTCGTCAGAAGGGTGGCGTTCGGGTAGGCGGCGAGCGTCGGGTCGACCGTCATCACCTGCGCGTCGGCCTTGCCGTTGAGGAGGCAGGGGAAGCCGTCGAACGCGTCGCAGCGGATGCAGATGCTGGTCGGCGTCGGCTTGCCGTTCCGCTCGTCGAGGCGGATGCCGAGCGGGAGGTGGAACGGGTGCAGCCCCACCTTCGCCCAATCGTCTGACAATTTCTGGATGCGCGGTTCGTGCGCGACCCCCGGATGGTCGTAGGGCGCGCTCGCCCAGGGCTCGGTCGGGTCCTCGCCCCGGTTGCCGTGGACGCTGAACAATTGCTCGGCCTGCGTGTAGTAGGGCTCGAACTCGGCGTAGGAGACCGGCCAGGCCGGCGAGATCCCGTCGACGTGGCGGACCGCGCCGAAATCCTCCTCGCGCAGCCGCAGGAGCGCGGCTCCATACACCTTGGAGTTGCCGCCCACGTAGTAGTGGAGCGCCGGGCTGAAGCGGCGCCCGTCGCCGCCGTACCACGTCTCCCGCGCCTGGTAGGCGCCGTCGACGAAGACCGTCTTCGCGTTCCAGTTGTCCTGGCTGCGGGGCAGGTAGTCCCCGCGCTCGAGGAGGAGGACGCGCTTGCCCGTCCGCGCCAGCCGCTGGAACACCGAGCCGCCGCCGGGGCCGCTGCCGATGATGATGACGTCGTAACGGTCCTGCGCCATCGCGGCTCTCCCCGGCTCGGCGTCCCGCGTGCCGCCAACGTGGCCGTGCCCGCGCCGTTCCGCGACGCGACACCACCACGATTCGGCGCCGCTTCGGCGCTCCGTCCCGCACCGCACACAGGGCTGCGATCCGCCGCAACCCGGGGCAAGCGTAGGCGTTCACCCGGCGGTTCGACCGCCGCGCTCCTGACGCCGAAGGACGGGACTTCCGATGACCTGGCTCGACCTCGCCGCCGGCCCGCTGCTCGCCAAGATCTGCCTCGTGGTGCTCTTCCCCTTCAGCGCGCTGGACAAGGTGATGCACTGGGACGACGCCATGAAGCAGGCCTCCTCGGGACCGCTGCCCGGCGCCGCCCTGATGCTGGTGCTCGGCACGCTCGTCGAGGTCGTCGCGCCCATCTGCATCGTGACCGGCTATTACGACCGCCTCGCCGCCTTTCTCCTCGCGGGCTTCTGCGCGGTCACGGCAATCCTGTTCCACCGCTTCTGGGAATTCCCGGGCTTCTGGTCGAAGAAGGGCGAGGGCAACGCCCATTTCTGGGATTTCTGGAAGAATTTCGGGCTCGTGGGCGGCCTCCTCCTCGTCACCCTCGGGGGCAGCTACGCGCCGGCCTCCGCTGTGATCGGCCACCCGCTCTCGTCCGGCCCGCAGGCAGCCCCGGCCGAGGTCGCGCGTTCCCTGCCAACACCCTGACCCGGAGGCCGATA carries:
- a CDS encoding GMC oxidoreductase, with amino-acid sequence MAQDRYDVIIIGSGPGGGSVFQRLARTGKRVLLLERGDYLPRSQDNWNAKTVFVDGAYQARETWYGGDGRRFSPALHYYVGGNSKVYGAALLRLREEDFGAVRHVDGISPAWPVSYAEFEPYYTQAEQLFSVHGNRGEDPTEPWASAPYDHPGVAHEPRIQKLSDDWAKVGLHPFHLPLGIRLDERNGKPTPTSICIRCDAFDGFPCLLNGKADAQVMTVDPTLAAYPNATLLTNAYVARLETDPAGRTVTGVHVTREGREERYAADIVVVACGALSSALLFLRSANGAHPNGLANGSDQVGRNYMRHNMSVLMALSKEVNDTVFQKTLAVSDFYFASEDWEYPMGLIQMCAKTHPDQIRGEEFPKWTGFLPDAPFDMVARHSMDFWLQSEDLPHPDNRVTIAAAGRTILDIRETNREAHDRLRAKLSDLLRPGGAYTYLFERSLYLGKNIPLSGTAHQAGTLRFGTDPAASVLDLNCKAHELDNLYVTDASFFPSIGAVNPTLTIIANALRVSDHIADRLT
- a CDS encoding DoxX family protein, whose product is MTWLDLAAGPLLAKICLVVLFPFSALDKVMHWDDAMKQASSGPLPGAALMLVLGTLVEVVAPICIVTGYYDRLAAFLLAGFCAVTAILFHRFWEFPGFWSKKGEGNAHFWDFWKNFGLVGGLLLVTLGGSYAPASAVIGHPLSSGPQAAPAEVARSLPTP